A single genomic interval of Spinacia oleracea cultivar Varoflay chromosome 6, BTI_SOV_V1, whole genome shotgun sequence harbors:
- the LOC110777884 gene encoding uncharacterized protein gives MGLMRRLKKKWSIKGELSLTDIGCRYFVARFTNSSNYNFVLSQGPWMLDDNYLTIRKWVPNFVPDEESIKVLTTWVRIPNLSVEYFDINFLNRIGSKIGKVLRVDRSTAQADRGKFTRLSIEIDLTKPLLSKFWLNGKIWKIQYEGIRMICFKCGTMGHNEEECSTFKQPEAPQDNLVTITNQLMHSSVQDDSIHKAPEEEEDFGSWMLVKKPVRKRVTKQDRGGQNTGKGNSNGATGTGKSGPHKERYGEPNQHAINGVNHGIGSRFSLLANQLNMEGEILGEENTESNTNKDTDSVIGSPNIFTVNLGDNSQNKGNQEDYGQSFSLGSKSRPTENPSTTKTASKVTNTHQGKENSPIIFEATRSQYINAHNCTEKPPQSVGEPSQDVIVVQSPRGDQVENPTRENLICGSPNGETVFLHSEPPDPHSRDPDRLMVGTNLDAAGVGVHTPPPQRDSEIAQAH, from the exons ATGGGGCTCATGAGAAGACTGAAGAAAAAATGGAGCATTAAAGGTGAGCTCTCATTAACAGATATTGGCTGCAGGTATTTTGTGGCCAGATTTACAAATTCATCTAACTACAATTTTGTACTGTCCCAAGGGCCATGGATGTTAGACGATAATTATCTAACAATCAGAAAATGGGTACCAAACTTCGTTCCAGATGAGGAATCAATCAAGGTACTCACAACATGGGTTCGGATCCCGAATTTGTCAGTAGAGTATTTTGACATTAATTTTCTCAATAGAATTGGCTCTAAAATAGGCAAGGTCCTAAGAGTAGACAGATCCACAGCGCAGGCTGATCGAGGCAAGTTCACAAGGCTAAGCATCGAAATAGACCTCACTAAACCATTACTCTCAAAGTTTTGGCTAAATGGGAAAATCTGGAAAATTCAGTACGAAGGCATCCGAATGATTTGTTTCAAATGTGGTACCATGGGCCACAATGAAGAAGAATGCTCCACGTTCAAACAGCCAGAAGCTCCCCAGGACAACCTAGTCACAATTACCAACCAACTCATGCACAGCTCTGTCCAGGACGATTCCATTCATAAAGCtccagaagaagaggaagattttGGATCTTGGATGCTTGTTAAAAAGCCAGTACGAAAACGTGTCACAAAACAAGACCGGGGAGGCCAGAACACCGGCAAAGGTAACAGTAATGGAGCCACCGGAACCGGTAAGAGTGGTCCACACAAGGAAAGATACGGAGAGCCTAACCAACACGCAATTAATGGAGTGAATCACGGGATCGGTTCTCGATTTTCCTTACTTGCAAACCAACTAAATATGGAAGGCGAGATTCTGGGAGAGGAAAATACGGAATCCAATACCAATAAGGATACGGATTCAGTTATAGGCAGCCCAAATATTTTTACAGTGAATCTAGGGGATAATTCTCAGAATAAAGGAAACCAAGAAGATTATGGGCAATCTTTTTCTTTAGGTAGTAAATCTCGACCAACCGAGAATCCTAGTACTACCAAAACTGCTTCTAAAGT CACAAACACTCACCAAGGCAAAGAGAATTCACCAATAATCTTCGAAGCTACAAGGAGCCAATACATTAATGCCCATAACTGCACGGAGAAGCCACCACAAAGTGTAGGAGAACCTTCGCAGGATGTCATCGTCGTACAATCACCACGAGGTGATCAAGTTGAAAATCCCACCAGAGAAAACCTTATTTGCGGGTCACCCAATGGAGAGACCGTATTTTTACACAGTGAACCACCTGACCCACATTCTAGAGATCCGGATCGACTCATGGTTGGAACCAATCTCGACGCCGCCGGAGTTGGTGTTCACACTCCTCCTCCCCAACGAGATTCAGAGATTGCTCAGGCTCATTAG